Proteins encoded in a region of the Pseudomonas viciae genome:
- a CDS encoding L-talarate/galactarate dehydratase, translating into MPSPTPLPSADDDRISWVRIASVFLPLANPISDAKVLTGRQKPMTEIAILLVEIETRDGHRGLGFSYSKRAGGPGQFAHAREIGPTLIGENPSDISKLWDKLCWAGASVGRSGLATQAIGAFDVALWDLKAKRANLSLARLLGAHRDSVQCYNTSGGFLHTPLDQLMINTDISREKGIGGIKLKVGQPDQALDLHRVSSIRKHLGDAFPLMVDANQQWDRPTAQRMCRHLEQYNLVWIEEPLDCYDAEGHAALAGQFDTPIATGEMLTSVAEHWEFIKLRAADYLMPDAPRVGGITPYLKVQALAEQAGLMIAPHFAMELHIHLAATYSREPWVEHFEWLEPLFNERMQTRDGRMLVPTRPGLGLSLSEQVAGWTAQQVEIGQRA; encoded by the coding sequence ATGCCAAGCCCGACCCCTCTTCCGTCAGCCGACGACGACCGCATCAGTTGGGTCCGCATCGCGTCGGTATTTCTACCGCTGGCCAACCCCATCAGCGATGCCAAGGTACTCACGGGCCGGCAGAAACCGATGACTGAAATCGCCATCCTGCTGGTGGAAATTGAAACCAGAGATGGCCACAGAGGCCTGGGTTTCAGTTATTCCAAGCGCGCCGGTGGGCCCGGGCAATTTGCCCATGCCCGGGAAATCGGCCCCACGCTCATCGGGGAAAACCCCAGCGATATTTCAAAGCTCTGGGACAAGCTCTGCTGGGCTGGCGCCTCGGTGGGGCGCAGCGGTCTGGCGACACAAGCCATTGGCGCCTTCGATGTCGCCTTGTGGGACCTGAAGGCCAAGCGTGCCAACCTGTCCCTGGCCCGTCTGCTCGGCGCCCATCGTGATTCGGTCCAGTGCTACAACACCTCCGGCGGGTTCCTGCACACGCCGCTCGATCAGTTAATGATCAATACCGATATCTCCCGGGAGAAGGGCATCGGCGGGATCAAGCTCAAGGTCGGCCAGCCAGACCAGGCGCTGGATCTGCACCGTGTCAGCAGTATTCGCAAACACCTGGGCGATGCCTTCCCGCTGATGGTCGATGCCAACCAGCAATGGGACCGGCCCACGGCGCAGCGCATGTGCCGCCATCTGGAGCAGTACAACCTGGTCTGGATCGAGGAACCGCTCGATTGCTATGACGCCGAAGGCCATGCCGCCCTCGCTGGGCAATTCGACACGCCCATCGCCACCGGTGAAATGCTCACCAGCGTTGCCGAGCATTGGGAATTCATCAAGTTGCGTGCCGCCGATTATCTGATGCCCGATGCGCCGCGGGTGGGGGGCATCACGCCCTATCTGAAGGTCCAGGCATTGGCCGAGCAAGCGGGGCTGATGATCGCCCCGCACTTCGCCATGGAACTGCACATCCATTTGGCCGCTACCTATAGTCGCGAGCCTTGGGTCGAGCATTTCGAATGGTTGGAACCGTTGTTCAACGAGCGCATGCAAACCCGGGATGGACGGATGCTGGTGCCGACCCGGCCAGGGCTCGGCCTGTCGCTCAGCGAGCAAGTCGCCGGTTGGACTGCGCAACAGGTTGAGATCGGCCAGCGTGCTTGA
- a CDS encoding LysR family transcriptional regulator produces MDRFQEMQVFVAVAQESGFSAAARRLGLSAASVTRAVAGLEQRIGTPLLVRTTRNVYLSEAGQRFLEDSRRILSDLQEAEDSAAGSHVQPRGQLTITAPVLFGQLFVTPVLVDYLQQFPEVSINALLLDRTVSMVEEGIDVAVRIGELPDSNQHAVRVGEVRRVVCGSPGFFARHGRPKHPQDLERMPVVASSAIGQIKSWTFVEAGQPLAVRPVPRLVVTANQAAITAACQGLGMTRILAYQVASNVAAGELEIVLADFELPPLPIHVVYQGGRNAPARVRSFVDFTVRALREHPALSS; encoded by the coding sequence ATGGACAGGTTTCAGGAAATGCAGGTTTTTGTCGCCGTGGCTCAGGAGTCGGGGTTTTCAGCGGCGGCGCGGCGCCTCGGCCTGTCGGCGGCCAGCGTCACGCGAGCCGTGGCGGGGTTGGAGCAACGTATCGGTACGCCGTTGCTGGTACGTACCACGCGCAACGTGTACCTGAGCGAAGCCGGCCAGCGCTTTCTCGAGGACAGTCGGCGGATCCTTTCCGATTTGCAGGAAGCCGAGGATTCGGCGGCCGGCAGCCACGTCCAACCTCGAGGGCAACTGACGATTACGGCGCCGGTGCTGTTCGGTCAGTTGTTCGTCACACCGGTGCTGGTCGATTACCTGCAGCAGTTTCCCGAGGTCAGCATCAACGCCTTGCTGCTCGATCGTACAGTCAGCATGGTCGAGGAGGGCATCGACGTTGCGGTGCGCATTGGCGAGTTGCCAGACAGCAACCAGCACGCCGTCCGCGTGGGTGAGGTGCGGCGGGTGGTCTGCGGCTCCCCTGGTTTTTTCGCACGCCACGGCCGGCCCAAGCATCCGCAGGATCTGGAACGAATGCCGGTGGTGGCGTCATCGGCCATCGGCCAGATCAAAAGCTGGACCTTCGTCGAGGCAGGCCAGCCGTTGGCGGTCCGGCCTGTGCCACGCCTGGTGGTGACGGCCAACCAGGCCGCGATCACCGCCGCCTGCCAAGGGCTGGGAATGACACGAATCCTGGCTTATCAAGTGGCGAGCAATGTCGCTGCCGGTGAGTTGGAAATCGTCCTGGCGGATTTCGAACTGCCGCCTCTACCGATCCATGTGGTCTATCAGGGTGGGCGCAATGCGCCGGCGCGGGTTCGCAGTTTTGTCGATTTCACCGTCCGCGCATTACGCGAACATCCGGCTTTGAGCAGCTGA
- a CDS encoding LTA synthase family protein: MNVYRHLNHPLASLIALAGCVLLIPMLLRLVLGWSDPQGYLSDLGIGGLLIALLYRRPWWLALPVMLAWSALTLASIELVSAVGRMPSPSDVHYLIDPQFVENSTSGGFAHPWLAAIQLIALAFWLMVQWTSRPRLAPRLPRHAWTLPVLLLLVHSAVQSWRPSEADQWNLFNLPHQLVTAGIVAGQEQAQQWLEGDVVEPVPPMQGLTRLDLEGQKLLAAPGRARNVLVIALEGIPGAYLSANRQALNSRYQENLMPHLSAWAERGMNTPDYVLHSHQTIRGLYAMLCGDYDKLNDGTPKGVEMLNQTQRNQACLPAQLRQNGFSTHFLQGAGLRFMAKDRIMPHIGFDTTLGMDWFTRPAYLEFPWGKDDKTFFEGALDYVGQLQQADKPWMLTLLTVGTHQPYSAPDDYLQRYDTAKQAAVGYLDDALESFLTGLERQGILENTLVVITSDESHGIDDVRLASSWGFNLTLAPEPLPRIKSGTYGHVDLTASILDYFGFAVPTSLSGRSLFRDYPTGREIMSFTNGKLRYHDGKGTFTECDFLQNCRYYSSPGFIADRASYGGQYSGQRARLISARATALDQTLLHTPLNQHYQFGSADKIPLPAQVTNDWTDNLIGAQYLEMPKGSQTRVSLTIRAVEADHAAYISLKAKEFEQDVPMDLPTDVAVTPGQPLVMNIRFDNPQPRKAFSFHLLGHGVGAVEISDFSVVTELPDQTDQPEYLDDMQDDSEAQSS, from the coding sequence GTGAACGTTTACCGCCATTTAAACCATCCCCTCGCTTCCCTTATCGCCCTGGCCGGATGCGTATTACTGATCCCGATGCTGCTGCGTCTGGTGCTGGGCTGGTCCGATCCGCAAGGCTATCTGTCGGATCTGGGCATCGGTGGGTTACTGATCGCGTTGCTTTACCGTCGTCCCTGGTGGCTCGCGCTACCTGTAATGCTGGCCTGGAGTGCGCTGACGCTGGCCAGTATCGAGTTGGTCAGCGCTGTCGGGCGAATGCCCAGCCCCTCGGATGTGCATTACCTGATCGACCCGCAGTTCGTTGAAAATTCCACCAGCGGCGGCTTCGCCCATCCCTGGCTGGCCGCAATCCAGTTGATCGCGCTGGCATTCTGGCTGATGGTCCAATGGACCAGCCGTCCGCGCCTGGCACCACGCCTGCCTCGCCACGCCTGGACGTTGCCGGTGTTGCTCTTGCTGGTGCACAGCGCCGTGCAATCCTGGCGGCCCAGTGAGGCGGACCAATGGAATCTGTTCAACCTGCCCCATCAACTCGTCACGGCGGGTATCGTGGCTGGCCAGGAACAGGCCCAGCAATGGCTCGAAGGCGATGTCGTGGAGCCGGTCCCGCCCATGCAGGGCCTTACCCGGCTGGACCTGGAGGGACAAAAACTGCTGGCCGCGCCGGGCCGCGCGCGCAACGTCCTGGTCATCGCCCTCGAAGGCATTCCTGGCGCCTACCTGAGCGCCAACCGCCAGGCCTTGAACAGCCGCTACCAAGAAAACCTGATGCCGCACCTCAGTGCCTGGGCCGAGCGCGGCATGAACACACCCGATTACGTCCTGCACAGTCACCAGACCATCCGCGGCCTGTACGCGATGCTGTGTGGCGACTACGACAAGCTCAACGATGGCACGCCCAAAGGCGTCGAAATGCTCAACCAGACCCAGCGCAACCAGGCGTGCCTGCCGGCCCAGTTGCGCCAGAACGGCTTCTCCACCCACTTCCTCCAAGGTGCGGGCCTGCGGTTCATGGCCAAGGACCGGATCATGCCGCACATTGGCTTCGACACGACCCTGGGCATGGACTGGTTCACCCGACCGGCCTACCTGGAATTCCCCTGGGGCAAGGACGACAAGACCTTCTTCGAAGGCGCCCTGGACTACGTCGGGCAGCTGCAACAGGCAGACAAGCCCTGGATGCTCACCCTGCTGACCGTGGGTACCCACCAGCCGTACTCCGCGCCGGATGACTACTTGCAACGCTACGACACCGCCAAGCAGGCCGCCGTGGGTTACCTGGACGACGCGCTGGAGAGTTTCCTGACGGGCCTGGAACGCCAGGGCATTCTGGAAAACACCCTGGTGGTCATCACCTCGGATGAGTCCCATGGCATCGACGATGTGCGCCTGGCGTCGTCCTGGGGGTTCAATTTGACGCTGGCGCCGGAACCATTACCGAGGATCAAGTCAGGGACCTACGGCCATGTCGACCTGACCGCCTCGATCCTCGATTACTTCGGCTTCGCGGTGCCCACGTCGTTGTCCGGTCGCTCGCTGTTCCGGGACTACCCGACAGGCCGGGAAATCATGTCGTTCACCAACGGCAAGCTGCGCTACCACGACGGCAAGGGCACATTCACCGAGTGCGATTTCCTGCAGAACTGCCGCTACTACAGCAGCCCAGGCTTCATCGCCGACCGTGCCAGCTACGGCGGACAATACAGCGGCCAGCGAGCCCGACTGATCAGCGCCCGGGCCACGGCCCTCGACCAGACCCTGCTACACACGCCCCTGAACCAGCATTATCAGTTTGGCAGCGCCGATAAAATCCCACTGCCAGCCCAGGTCACCAATGACTGGACCGACAACCTGATCGGCGCTCAATACCTGGAAATGCCCAAGGGCTCACAGACCCGCGTCAGCCTGACCATCCGCGCCGTGGAGGCAGACCATGCCGCCTATATTTCCCTCAAGGCCAAGGAGTTCGAGCAGGATGTGCCGATGGACCTGCCCACAGACGTGGCGGTAACCCCCGGGCAGCCACTGGTGATGAACATCCGTTTCGACAACCCGCAACCGCGCAAGGCGTTTTCCTTTCATTTGCTTGGTCACGGAGTGGGCGCCGTCGAGATCAGCGACTTCAGCGTCGTGACCGAACTGCCGGACCAGACCGACCAGCCGGAATACCTGGACGACATGCAGGACGACAGCGAGGCCCAGTCCAGCTAA
- a CDS encoding FAD-binding oxidoreductase: MSSPLSHELIESIERLVGPAGLVRDPELMQGYLTDWRNAYQGLAALVVRPASTEALAAVVRLCHDAGVALVPQGGNTGLCGGSIPDASGRQVVLSLSRMKRIREIDLANETITVEAGVILQHLQEAASQAGRLFPLSLGAEGSCTVGGNLATNAGGTAVLRYGNMRELTLGLEVVLPDGRIWNGLRGLRKDNTGYDLKHLFIGSEGTLGIITAAVLKLFPATHSTATAWVALPSAQAAVDLIGHVRSLCADRLTGFEMMSRQSLAFVLEHVAGCSDPLDTPHPWYALIELRDTVPDAPLTQLLESGLSHAFEQGWVIDAVIASSQAQAAALWALREGISEAQNHEGPSLKHDISVPVSRIPEFIERTDRALQQDFPGVRIVSYGHMGDGNLHYNISKPVGHGDAPFKAQERAIMQVIYRMTSAFNGSISAEHGLGQAKPAAAAQFKDPLEIELMRAIKRTLDPAGLMNPGKVFASGLE, translated from the coding sequence ATGTCGTCGCCGTTGAGTCATGAATTGATCGAAAGCATCGAGCGCCTGGTGGGCCCTGCCGGGCTGGTGCGCGATCCCGAGCTCATGCAGGGCTACCTGACCGATTGGCGCAACGCTTACCAAGGCCTGGCTGCGTTAGTGGTGCGCCCGGCCAGCACTGAGGCGTTGGCGGCGGTGGTGCGGCTCTGCCATGACGCCGGGGTGGCGCTGGTGCCCCAGGGCGGCAACACCGGGCTGTGCGGTGGTTCGATCCCGGACGCCTCGGGTCGGCAGGTGGTGCTGTCCTTGAGCCGGATGAAGCGCATCCGTGAAATCGACTTGGCCAATGAAACCATTACGGTCGAGGCCGGGGTGATTCTGCAACATTTGCAAGAAGCCGCCAGCCAGGCAGGCCGACTGTTCCCGCTGTCGCTGGGGGCTGAGGGCAGTTGCACGGTGGGCGGCAACCTGGCCACCAATGCCGGGGGGACGGCGGTACTGCGCTACGGCAACATGCGGGAGCTGACCCTGGGTCTTGAAGTGGTGCTGCCCGACGGACGCATCTGGAACGGCTTGCGAGGCCTGCGTAAAGACAACACCGGCTACGACCTCAAACATCTGTTCATCGGTTCGGAGGGTACCCTGGGCATTATTACGGCGGCGGTGCTCAAGCTGTTTCCGGCGACCCACAGCACGGCAACCGCCTGGGTGGCGCTGCCTTCTGCGCAGGCGGCTGTGGACCTGATCGGCCATGTTCGCAGCCTGTGCGCTGATCGTTTGACAGGCTTCGAGATGATGTCACGCCAGAGCCTGGCGTTCGTTCTGGAGCATGTTGCCGGTTGCAGTGACCCGCTGGACACGCCGCATCCGTGGTACGCCTTGATCGAATTGCGCGACACGGTGCCTGACGCGCCGTTGACCCAGTTGCTTGAAAGCGGCCTGAGTCATGCCTTCGAACAGGGTTGGGTGATCGATGCCGTGATCGCCAGCAGCCAGGCGCAGGCCGCCGCGCTGTGGGCCCTGCGCGAGGGCATTTCCGAAGCACAAAACCATGAAGGCCCCAGTCTCAAGCATGACATCAGCGTGCCCGTCAGCCGGATCCCGGAATTCATCGAACGCACGGACCGCGCGTTACAACAAGATTTCCCCGGTGTGCGCATCGTTTCTTATGGCCACATGGGCGATGGCAACCTGCATTACAACATCAGCAAGCCAGTCGGCCATGGGGACGCCCCGTTCAAGGCCCAGGAGAGGGCGATCATGCAAGTGATCTACCGGATGACGAGTGCCTTCAATGGCAGCATCAGTGCCGAACATGGCCTGGGGCAGGCCAAGCCGGCCGCTGCGGCCCAGTTCAAGGACCCGCTGGAGATCGAGCTGATGCGTGCCATCAAACGCACTCTGGACCCCGCCGGTTTAATGAATCCCGGCAAAGTGTTTGCCAGCGGGCTGGAGTGA
- a CDS encoding DUF3142 domain-containing protein: MTFLVRLSLALALLLLSGCEQPPMPSLDQQLYVWQRQWTPAHEPALRQSHGDFSRLRVLALQAFPGAGWSRARIDSVMLKADGRPLIAVIRLDGQLKSLDQDEVITQIQQLLSDWQAQGLAPVGVEIDHDAGNARLPAYGAFLARLRQALPATLGLSITALPAWLDSPALPGLLQTVDSSVLQVHAVSDPRQGLFDPEQARRWAERWSGVTTRPFYLALPAYGVALLTQESGAPVVESEVPIDRGGERRELLADPQQVAGLAAQLRTEPPKHLAGLIWFRLPLAGDRRAWSLTTLGAVARGDSLDSRLALQVGEHEGLYDIRLMNQGNLDSPWPQRLTLAVGACDGVDALAGYTLQQTPGLLTFTRIQEGRLAAGAQRAIGWARCTKIDQGGFNVYP, from the coding sequence ATGACTTTTCTTGTCCGGCTCTCGCTGGCGCTCGCCTTGTTGCTTTTGAGCGGCTGCGAACAGCCGCCAATGCCATCCCTCGATCAACAACTCTATGTCTGGCAACGCCAATGGACGCCGGCCCACGAACCGGCGTTGCGTCAGAGCCATGGCGACTTTTCCCGTCTGCGGGTGTTGGCACTGCAGGCTTTTCCCGGGGCTGGCTGGAGCCGCGCGCGGATTGATTCGGTCATGCTCAAGGCGGATGGTCGACCGCTGATTGCCGTGATTCGCCTGGACGGTCAGCTCAAATCCCTGGACCAGGACGAGGTGATCACGCAGATCCAGCAACTGTTGAGTGACTGGCAAGCCCAGGGTCTGGCTCCGGTGGGGGTGGAAATCGACCATGACGCCGGTAACGCACGCTTGCCGGCCTACGGGGCATTTCTGGCCCGGCTGCGGCAGGCCTTGCCGGCCACCCTGGGATTGAGCATCACGGCGCTGCCGGCCTGGCTCGACAGCCCCGCGTTGCCGGGGCTGTTGCAGACGGTGGACAGTAGCGTGTTACAGGTTCACGCGGTGAGCGATCCGCGCCAGGGACTGTTCGATCCGGAGCAGGCCCGGCGCTGGGCTGAGCGTTGGAGCGGCGTTACCACTCGGCCGTTCTATCTGGCCCTGCCGGCCTACGGTGTGGCGCTGCTGACCCAGGAGAGCGGGGCGCCGGTGGTGGAGAGCGAAGTGCCGATCGATCGAGGTGGCGAGCGTCGCGAGCTGTTGGCCGATCCGCAACAAGTGGCCGGTCTTGCGGCGCAGCTGCGCACCGAACCACCGAAACACCTGGCCGGGTTGATCTGGTTTCGTCTGCCGTTGGCGGGTGACCGGCGTGCCTGGAGCCTGACCACCCTCGGCGCTGTCGCTCGGGGTGACAGCCTGGACAGTCGCCTGGCGTTGCAGGTGGGGGAACACGAAGGTCTGTACGATATCCGACTGATGAATCAGGGCAATCTTGACAGCCCTTGGCCCCAGCGCCTGACGCTTGCCGTCGGCGCGTGTGACGGCGTCGATGCCTTGGCTGGTTACACGTTGCAACAAACCCCTGGACTGCTTACCTTCACCCGCATTCAGGAAGGCCGCCTGGCCGCCGGTGCCCAGCGGGCAATCGGCTGGGCGCGCTGTACAAAAATTGACCAAGGAGGTTTCAATGTCTACCCGTAA
- the lpdA gene encoding dihydrolipoyl dehydrogenase, translating to MSNYDVIILGGGPGGYNAAIRAGQLGLKAACVEGRATLGGTCLNVGCMPSKALLHASELYEAAMGAEFANLGIDVKPSLNLAQMMKQKDESVAGLTKGIEFLFRKNKVDWIKGWGHIDGPGKVTVTGEDGGKTELSAKDIVIATGSEPTPLPGVEIDNQRILDSTGALSLSEVPRHLVVIGAGVIGLELGSVWRRLGAEVTVVEYLDRICPGGDGEAGKTLQRALGKQGIQFKLSSKVTGAVSSASGVQLQIEPAAGGEALTLDADYVLVAIGRRPYTRGLGLENVGLSTDKRGLLANQGHRTEAPGIWVIGDVTSGPMLAHKAEDEAMACIEQIAGKAAEVNYALIPSVIYTRPELASVGKTEEQLKAEGRAYKVGKFPFTANSRAKINHETEGFAKVLADERTDEILGVHLVGQSVSEMIGEYCVAMEFSASAEDIALTCHPHPTRSEALRQAAMNVEGMATQM from the coding sequence ATGAGCAACTATGACGTAATCATTCTGGGCGGCGGGCCCGGCGGCTATAACGCGGCGATTCGCGCCGGGCAGCTGGGGTTGAAGGCCGCCTGTGTCGAAGGCCGTGCGACCCTGGGTGGCACCTGCCTGAACGTCGGCTGCATGCCCTCCAAAGCGTTGCTCCATGCCTCGGAATTATACGAAGCAGCCATGGGGGCAGAGTTCGCCAACTTGGGCATCGACGTCAAACCCAGCCTCAACCTTGCGCAAATGATGAAGCAGAAAGACGAAAGCGTGGCGGGCCTGACCAAGGGCATCGAGTTTCTGTTCCGCAAGAACAAAGTCGACTGGATCAAGGGCTGGGGCCACATCGACGGGCCGGGCAAAGTGACCGTCACCGGCGAAGACGGCGGCAAGACCGAACTGAGTGCCAAGGACATCGTCATCGCCACCGGCTCCGAACCCACACCGCTGCCAGGTGTCGAGATTGATAACCAGCGCATCCTGGACTCCACCGGCGCATTGTCCCTGAGTGAAGTGCCCCGGCATCTGGTGGTGATTGGCGCAGGCGTCATCGGCCTGGAGCTGGGTTCGGTCTGGCGGCGCCTGGGCGCCGAGGTGACGGTGGTGGAATACCTTGATCGCATCTGCCCGGGCGGGGATGGCGAGGCCGGCAAAACCCTGCAGCGAGCCCTGGGAAAACAGGGCATCCAATTCAAGCTGAGTTCCAAAGTCACGGGCGCCGTTTCGTCGGCCAGCGGTGTGCAATTGCAGATTGAACCCGCGGCGGGCGGCGAAGCGCTGACCCTGGACGCCGATTACGTGCTGGTCGCCATTGGCCGGCGGCCCTATACCCGAGGGCTGGGTCTGGAGAACGTCGGGCTGAGCACCGATAAACGCGGCCTGCTGGCCAACCAAGGCCATCGCACCGAAGCGCCCGGCATTTGGGTGATCGGCGACGTGACGTCCGGGCCGATGCTGGCCCACAAAGCCGAAGACGAAGCCATGGCCTGCATCGAACAGATCGCCGGCAAGGCCGCCGAGGTCAACTACGCGCTGATCCCCAGCGTCATCTACACCCGTCCGGAACTGGCCAGCGTCGGCAAGACCGAAGAACAACTCAAGGCTGAAGGCCGCGCCTACAAAGTTGGGAAGTTTCCATTCACGGCCAACAGCCGGGCGAAGATCAACCACGAGACCGAGGGTTTCGCCAAAGTCCTGGCCGATGAGCGCACCGACGAAATCCTCGGGGTGCATCTTGTGGGCCAGAGCGTCAGTGAGATGATCGGCGAATACTGCGTGGCCATGGAATTCAGCGCCTCGGCCGAGGACATAGCCCTGACCTGCCATCCACACCCCACCCGTTCGGAGGCGTTGCGCCAGGCGGCGATGAACGTGGAGGGGATGGCGACACAGATGTAG
- a CDS encoding glutathione S-transferase family protein, producing the protein MNPIKLYHFPLSGHAHRVQLMLSLLELPVEMVFVDLAKGAHKQADFLALNAFGQVPVIDDDGLVLADSNAILVYLAHKYGKGRWLPTDPIGAAQVQRWLSVAAGPIHSGPATARLITVFGAPYNAEDVIARSHSLLKVIDQELSNRAYLAGDAATIADVAGYSYIAHAPEGNVSLEDYVHVRAWLARIEALPGFVGMPRTAVGLQRSA; encoded by the coding sequence ATGAACCCTATCAAGCTCTACCACTTCCCGCTTTCTGGCCATGCACACCGTGTCCAACTGATGCTTTCGTTGCTCGAACTGCCTGTCGAAATGGTCTTCGTCGACCTGGCCAAAGGCGCGCACAAACAGGCGGATTTTCTTGCCCTCAATGCGTTTGGCCAAGTGCCGGTGATTGACGATGACGGTCTGGTGCTGGCCGACTCCAACGCCATCCTGGTGTACTTGGCGCACAAATATGGCAAGGGCCGCTGGCTGCCAACCGATCCGATCGGTGCCGCCCAGGTGCAGCGCTGGTTGTCGGTGGCGGCTGGGCCGATCCACTCGGGGCCGGCCACGGCGCGACTGATCACCGTGTTCGGCGCGCCCTACAACGCCGAGGACGTGATTGCCCGCTCCCACAGCCTGTTGAAAGTCATTGATCAAGAATTGAGCAACCGTGCTTATCTGGCAGGCGACGCTGCGACGATTGCCGACGTCGCGGGCTACAGCTACATCGCCCATGCACCGGAGGGCAACGTGTCGCTGGAGGACTACGTTCATGTGCGCGCCTGGTTGGCGCGAATCGAAGCCTTGCCAGGGTTCGTGGGCATGCCGCGTACCGCTGTCGGCCTGCAAAGATCCGCCTGA
- the nudK gene encoding GDP-mannose pyrophosphatase NudK, which yields MTQANTKDRVRIKHVEVLSDDWYVLRKTTYDYLGRNGQWRELTRETYDRGNGATILLYSKVKQTVVLTRQFRFPAFVNGHDGLLIETCAGLLDNDDPHTCIRKETQEETGYIVQDVRKVFEAFMSPGSVTERVHFFVGEYFDEDKRHEGGGLEAEGEEIEVLELPLDQALGMIESGEICDGKTIMLLQYAKLHRLLD from the coding sequence ATGACGCAGGCAAACACCAAGGATCGGGTACGCATCAAGCACGTCGAAGTTCTCTCGGACGACTGGTACGTGCTGCGCAAAACCACCTATGACTACCTCGGCCGCAACGGCCAATGGCGCGAGCTGACCCGCGAGACCTATGACCGGGGCAACGGCGCCACCATCCTGCTGTACAGCAAAGTCAAGCAAACCGTGGTGTTGACCCGGCAATTTCGTTTCCCGGCTTTCGTCAACGGGCACGATGGCTTGCTGATCGAAACCTGCGCCGGCCTGCTGGACAACGACGACCCGCACACCTGCATTCGCAAGGAAACCCAGGAAGAAACCGGCTATATCGTCCAGGACGTGCGCAAGGTATTCGAAGCCTTCATGAGCCCGGGCTCGGTGACTGAGCGGGTGCATTTTTTCGTCGGCGAATACTTCGATGAAGACAAACGGCACGAAGGCGGCGGGCTTGAAGCGGAGGGCGAGGAGATCGAGGTGCTGGAGCTGCCGCTCGACCAAGCCTTGGGCATGATCGAAAGCGGGGAGATTTGCGACGGCAAGACCATCATGCTGTTGCAATACGCCAAGTTGCATCGGTTGCTGGATTAG